AGGGTCCGTAGGGGACTTCCACCCCCAAGTCGTCGCCGGGCCACCACAGCCCGGCAAATGGTGCTTTCGCACCGTGCGCCATGCCTGGCACACCGCCCCCGCGGAGGCTGCGGACCGCAGGTCCGCCGCCGTGAGCGACAAAAAGTGCAACATGAGCGACCTTAAGAACTTCTACCCCGCCAGCTTGCCAGCCAAATTCCCGCCACCACACCGGCCAGGCCCAATCCGAACAGCAGCGAAACCGTTTCGCCCAGAAGCCAGGCTCCCGCCGCCGTTGCCACGATCGGCGCCAGGGGCACGAAGATGGCGGTGCGCAAGGGCGAGAGGCGGCGTAGCGACCAATTGAAGAGCACGAACGAAAGCGCGCCGCCGCCGATACCGAGGAAAGCCACGGCGCCCCAGCCCGAGGGCCTGAGCGAGGCCACGCCCTCGGCAATGCCCTCGACTGCCGCCAGCGGCAGCAGCAACGCCACGCCGCTGGCCATGGCCACGGTGCTGACGGCGGCGGCGCCATGGCGGGCCAGCAGGCCGGGCGAGAAGGCGTTGTAGGTGGCGCCGCACATGACGGCGCCGAAGAACATCAGCTCACCCGTCCAGTTGCCGCCGCCTCCGGCGCTGTCGGCGAATGCCTTCTCGCCCAGCGCCAGGCTGACGCCCACCACCGACATGACGGCGGCCAACAGCTTCAGCGCGGTGAAGCGCTCCTGGCCGCGCAGCGCCGAGAGGGACATGGTGAGCAGCGGAATGAGGGAAAAGATCACGGCGCCGCGCGAGGCCGGGATGTGCTGCAGCCCGGAATTCACTAGCCACTGAAATATGCCGAACTGGAAGGCGCCCAAGAGCGCCATGCGCCAAAGATCGGCCCGCCCCAGCCGGCCGATGCCGTGCAGGCAAAAGGGCAGCAGGCAAAGCGCCGCCAGGCCGTAACGCAGCGTGGCCAAGGTCGCTGGCGACGTTTGTTCCATGACGAAGCGGATGGCGACGAAGGAAAGCCCCATCAGCACGCCGCTCATGGTGGCGGCGGCCATGGGCAGCAGGGTCCGGTTAACGTTCAAGCGAGCCACATCACACTGGTCCGGCTCTGGTTATGGCGCGATTTGGCCTCGGGCACCACCTGTGATTGGATGGCGCCATGAGCGCCGAGTTTCTCCTGACCTCGCTGATCGTGGTGCTGGTGCCCGGTATCGGCGTCACCTATACGCTGTCGTGTGGCCTCTTCCGCGGCCGCCTGGCCAGCGTCGCCGCGGCCTGCGGCTGCACCACCGGCATCCTGCCCCACATGGCGGCCGGCATCTTCGGCCTGGCGGCGCTGCTGCACGCCAGTG
This genomic interval from Alphaproteobacteria bacterium contains the following:
- a CDS encoding DMT family transporter; this encodes MNVNRTLLPMAAATMSGVLMGLSFVAIRFVMEQTSPATLATLRYGLAALCLLPFCLHGIGRLGRADLWRMALLGAFQFGIFQWLVNSGLQHIPASRGAVIFSLIPLLTMSLSALRGQERFTALKLLAAVMSVVGVSLALGEKAFADSAGGGGNWTGELMFFGAVMCGATYNAFSPGLLARHGAAAVSTVAMASGVALLLPLAAVEGIAEGVASLRPSGWGAVAFLGIGGGALSFVLFNWSLRRLSPLRTAIFVPLAPIVATAAGAWLLGETVSLLFGLGLAGVVAGIWLASWRGRSS